GGCGCCGCTCGGCCTGAACGTCAACGGCATCGGCCCCGGCTACTTCAGGACCGAGCTCAACCGCGCCCTGTTCGAGGACCCGAAGTTCACCGACTGGCTGAAGCAGCGCACGCCGGCACGCCGCTGGGGCGACATCAACGAGCTGAAGGGCGTGGCGGTCTTCCTGGCGTCGGACGCGTCGAGCTTCGTCAACGGGCAGGTGATCTACGTCGATGGCGGATTGCTGGCGTCGATGTAGCCTCCACTCCGCTTTGCCCGCGCAGGTCAGGCTCCGGAAACAATCCCCGCCGCCACCAGCCGCTCGACATCTCCCGCCGCATATCCCAACTGCGCCAGCACCTCGGCCGTGTGCTCCCCCAGCCGCGGCGAGGCGCGATCGTAGGCGAGCGGTGAGGCCGGCATCAGGATCGGGCTGCGGATCGAGGGCACCGTGCTGCCGTCGCCGGCGTGCACGTCGATCCGCATCTTGCGGTGCACGACCTGCGGCTCGGCCATCACCTGCGCGACGTTGTTGATCGGGCCGGCCGGAACCTTCACCGCCTCGAGAGCCGCCAGGAGGTCGTCGCGGCGGAAGCGCCGCACGCCCTCGGCGAGCTGCGGCACCAGCACCGCGCGGTTGACCACGCGCGCCTCGTTGGTCGCGAAGCGCGGATCGTCGGCGAGCGCCGGCACGCCGATCACGGCGGTGAAGTGCCGGAACTGGCTGTCGTTGCCGACCGCAACGATCAGATGGCCGTCGCTGGTCGCGAACTCCTGATAGGGCACGATGTTCGGGTGCGCGTTGCCCATGCGCGTCGGCGCCGTGCCGGAGACGAGGTAGTTCATCGCCTGGTACGACAGGACGCTGGTCATCGTATCGAGCAGCGCGAGGTCGATGCGCTGCCCCTCGCCCGTCTTGTCGCGATGCGCCAGCGCCGCCTGGATCGCGACCACGGCATAGACGCCGGTGAAGATGTCGACGAAGGCCAGTCCGACCTTCTGCGGCGGGTAGCTCGCCTCGCCGGTGAGATCCATGATGCCGCCCATCGCCTGGATCATGAAGTCGTAGCCCGGGCGCGGCGCGTCGGGCCCGTCCTGCCCGAAGCCGGTGATCGAGCAGTAGACGAGGCGCGGATTGGCGGCGTGCAGGCTGTCGTAGTCGAGCCGGTATTTCGCCAGCCCGCCGACCTTGAAATTCTCCAGCACCACGTCGCTTTCCGCCACCAGCCTGGCGACGACCTCACGCCCTTCCGGCTTCGCGAAATCGACCGCGATCGAGCGCTTGCCGCGGTTGCAGGCGTGGTAGTAGGCCGCGGCGTGCGTGCCGTCGGCATTCTCGACGAAGGGCGGGCCCCAGTGGCGCGTGTCGTCGCCGGCGAGACTCTCGACCTTGACGACGTCGGCGCCGAGATCGGCGAGAAGCTGGCCGGCCCAGGGACCGGCAAGCACGCGGGCAAGTTCAACGACCTTGAGGCCGGCAAGCGGAGCTGTTTTCGACATGCCGCGAGGGAGTGCACGAGAGGCCGGCATCCGCAAGCGGCTGCCTCAATGCAAAATGCCGCGAGCGCTTCTCAGCGCCCGCGGCATTCGTCGAACGAACAGTTGGCGGCTACATCGCCATCTTGGCGTCGTCGTCCGGCAGGCCGAAGCCGGCCACGAGGATGACGACGGCGAGCACGACGTGCAGCCACTTGTCGGCATCGTTCATCGCGATGAAGCCGAGCAGCATTCCGTCGGAAGTGACGAGGAAGAATCCGAGAATCGCGACCAGCGCGTAGACCACGCCGATGATCTTCAGTGCCATGCCGCTGCCGAGGCTGGAGTAAGCACCGGCAAGAAGAACCAGACCGCTGATCAGGTGGATCAGGTTATGCCAGATGTTGACCTGAAACAGGCCGAGCACCGGGTTATTGACGAAGCCAAGCAACCCAATCACTACGAACACTATTCCAAGTACGATCGCAGCCATTTTTGCTGACATGCCAGTCCTCCGTGGCGAATCACCGCAGAGAAACATTGCGCCGTTATGACAATCCGCTCAAGAGATGGGCAGGTTTGCGGCTTTCTTGGGCAGATCAGAACGCGGCAATACCTGTCTGCGCCCGACCGAGAATGAGCGCGTGAATGTCGTGCGTACCCTCGTAGGTATTCACAGCCTCAAGATTGACCATGTGCCGGATGACATTAAAGGAATCCGCGACGCCGTTGCCGCCGTGCATATCGCGCGCCGCCCGCGCGATATCGAGCGCCTTGCCGGCGTTGTTGCGCTTCACCAGGCTGACCATTTCGGGCGTCGCGAGGTGTTCGTCGAACAGGCGGCCGACGCGGAGCACCGCCTGAAGACCGAGCGCAATCTCGGTCTGCATGTCGGCGAGCTTCTTCTGGATCAGTTGCGTCGCTGCCAGCGGCTTACCGAACTGCTTGCGCGCCAGCGTGTAGTCGCGCGTCCGGTGCCAGCAGTCTTCCGCCGCGCCCATCGCGCCCCACGCGATACCGTAGCGCGCCCGGTTGAGGCAGCCGAACGGCCCGCCGAGCCCCGACGCATTCGGCAAGATCGCGTCGTCGCCGACCTCGACGCCATCGAGCACGATCTCGCCGGTGATCGACGCGCGGAGCGCCACCTTGCCCTCGATGACCGGCGTCGACAGGCCCTTGGCGCCGCGCTCGACGATGAAGCCGCGGATCGCGTCGCCGTCCGCCGCCGACTTCGCCCACACGACCAGCACATCGGCGATCGGCGCGTTGGTGATCCACGTCTTGGCGCCGTTAAGGCGATAGCCGCCGTCGATCTTCACCGCGCGAGTCACCATGCCGCCGGGGTCGGAGCCGTGGTCAGGCTCGGTCAAACCGAAGCAGCCGACCTTCTCGCCGCTGATCAGGCCCGGCAGATACTTCTGCCTCTGCGCGTCACTGCCATAGGCATGAATCGGATAGATGACGAGCGACGATTGCACGCTCATCGCCGAGCGGTAGCCGGAATCGACACGCTCGATCTCGCGGTTGATCAGGCCGTACGCGACGTACGAGGCCCCTGCCCCGCCGTCGGCCTCCGGCACGGTCGCGCCGAGCATCCCCTGCGCCCCGAACTCGGTCAGTATCTCGCGGTCAAACCGTTCCTCGCGGAAGGCGGAGAGGACGCGCGGCGCGAGTTTTCCCTGCGCGTAGTCGCGCGCGGCGTCGCGGATGAGCCGTTCTTCCTCTGAGAGCAGGTCGTCGAGGCGGAGCGGATCGGACCAGTCGAAGGGAGGGCGTGCCATGCGCGCGACCCTAGTCGATCCCGCGCCGCGCTGCATCCTCCGCCCGCACCCGCCAGGCGAGCACCGCCAGATTGAGGATACCGAAAACCAGCGCCGTCATCGGCATGCCGAGGCCGAGCGGCAGCGCCGGTATCTCGATCGCGACGATCAGATAGTTCGGATGGCGGACGTAGCGGTAGAGCCCGGTCCGGACCGCCGGCGCGCCGTCCATGACGATGATCCGCGTCGTCCAGTAGGGACCGAGGTTGGCGAGCACCCAAAGCCGCAGCGCCTGGCACACGGCAAATATCGCGAGCCACGCCCACTGCGGCGCCGGGTTGGGCGCAGTCAGCACGAACAGCGCGACGATCCAGCCGGCGTGCAGCAACACCATCGCCGGATAGTGGCCGGCGCCGACCTCGTGCGCGCCGCGGGCGAGCAACGCGGCCGTGTTCCGGCGGGCATACAGCAACTCGCCCAGACGTTGCAGGGCGACGAGGACAACGAGAACGTGCGCCCAGCCGAGAATCATGGCGCGACACTAGACGGCCCGTGCGACGGCCAAAAGGGACAGGCATCGCTGCGGCGCGAATAGATACCGGCCACCGGGTGTTTTTACCGATGCCGGGTGGCAAGCGCAGGTCCTTTGCCATGCAGCCATCGTCGCTCATCCGTGACCGTCATCACATTCCAAGGATGACGCGGCCGCCGATCGCGGCCATAGTCGGCCGGGGTAAAGTGAGCAGTCCGGGGGTATGCGATGCTCGATAAGGTCGAAACCGCCGCGCGCGACAAGCGGCGGAGCGCTACTTTTGACGTCGAAATCGCGGCCGTCGCGACCGCCGTCCCGCATCAGGCGATCAGCCAGGAGGAGATGCGCCAGCGCGCCCGGGTCTCCTACCCGCAATTCGCCAGCATCGATTCCATCTACGCCAACACCGGCATCGAGCAGCGCTACGTCTGCGAGCCGGCGGAATGGTACCTCCAGCCGCGCACCTGGGAGGAACGCACCGCGGTCTTCCAGCGCAACGCGCTGGCGTTGCTTGAGCAGGCGACTGTCGAGGCAGTCGCGAAAGCCGGAATGGAGATCGGCGAGATCGACGCGATCGTCGTCAACACCATCACCGGCCTCGCTGTGCCGAGCCTCGACGCCAAGCTGATGAACCGGCTTCCCTTCCGGCCCGACACCGAGCGCCTGCCGATCTTCGGCATCGGTTGCGGCGGCGGCGTCGCCGGCCTCGCCCGCGCCTCGCGCATCGCGCAATCGATGCCGGGCGGCAACGTGCTGTTCCTCACCGTCGATCTCTGCACGCTGTGCCTGCGCATCAACGATCCGTCGATCACGATGTTCGTCGCGACCGCATTGTTCGGCGACGGCGCCGCCGCGATCGTGCTGCGCAACACCGGCGGCACCGACGGCGGTGGCGGACAGGCGAAGGTCGCCGCCATGGGCGAGCACTTCTGGGGCGGCACCGAAGGCATCATGGGCTGGGACATCAAGAACGACGGCTTCGGCATTGTCCTGTCGCCGACCTTGCCCTCGCTGGTGCAGGAGCGCTTTGCCCCTGCCCTCGACCAGTTCCTCGCCAAGCACGAACTGACGCGTGATGACATCGACGGCTACCTGCTCCATCCCGGCGGCGGCAAGATTCTCGACGTCGCCGAGAAGGTGCTGGCGCTGCCGCCCGAGGGCCTGAAGCCGTCGCGCGAGATTCTCCGCACATACGGCAACATGTCGTCGGCGACCGCGATGTTCATCTTGAAATACGCCTTCGACCACGGCCTCCACGGCCGCTACGTGCTGGCGGCGTTCGGCCCCGGATTCTCGGCATATTTCATGGTGCTCGACCTGTAGACGGCGAGCGCCGACAGCCGCGTCGCGCGCGCCAGCAGCGTCGCGAGCTGCGGCAGCGCGCCGACCGCCGCCACCGTCAGCCCGCGCGTCAGGCGCGCCCGCAGCGTCGCGTTGACCGCGCGGGCGAGCGCAAACTGCCGGCTGAGCGCACCGGCAAACCGCTGCTGGAACGCGAGCGCCGATTCCCCGGCAAGCACCGCCCGCGCCGCGCCGATCCCCGAAGCGAGCGCAATCGAGGTGCCGTCGCCGGTGAACGCCGGGATGACCGCCATCTGGTCGCCGACTGGGAAGACGCCCGCCCGCAATGCCCGCGCGACGAACGTAGCCGAAGGGAAGATTGGAGATCGTTGCCGGCTTCTCGCTAGCGGGCCTGGCGCCGGCAA
The sequence above is drawn from the Bauldia sp. genome and encodes:
- a CDS encoding CaiB/BaiF CoA-transferase family protein; its protein translation is MSKTAPLAGLKVVELARVLAGPWAGQLLADLGADVVKVESLAGDDTRHWGPPFVENADGTHAAAYYHACNRGKRSIAVDFAKPEGREVVARLVAESDVVLENFKVGGLAKYRLDYDSLHAANPRLVYCSITGFGQDGPDAPRPGYDFMIQAMGGIMDLTGEASYPPQKVGLAFVDIFTGVYAVVAIQAALAHRDKTGEGQRIDLALLDTMTSVLSYQAMNYLVSGTAPTRMGNAHPNIVPYQEFATSDGHLIVAVGNDSQFRHFTAVIGVPALADDPRFATNEARVVNRAVLVPQLAEGVRRFRRDDLLAALEAVKVPAGPINNVAQVMAEPQVVHRKMRIDVHAGDGSTVPSIRSPILMPASPLAYDRASPRLGEHTAEVLAQLGYAAGDVERLVAAGIVSGA
- a CDS encoding acyl-CoA dehydrogenase; the protein is MARPPFDWSDPLRLDDLLSEEERLIRDAARDYAQGKLAPRVLSAFREERFDREILTEFGAQGMLGATVPEADGGAGASYVAYGLINREIERVDSGYRSAMSVQSSLVIYPIHAYGSDAQRQKYLPGLISGEKVGCFGLTEPDHGSDPGGMVTRAVKIDGGYRLNGAKTWITNAPIADVLVVWAKSAADGDAIRGFIVERGAKGLSTPVIEGKVALRASITGEIVLDGVEVGDDAILPNASGLGGPFGCLNRARYGIAWGAMGAAEDCWHRTRDYTLARKQFGKPLAATQLIQKKLADMQTEIALGLQAVLRVGRLFDEHLATPEMVSLVKRNNAGKALDIARAARDMHGGNGVADSFNVIRHMVNLEAVNTYEGTHDIHALILGRAQTGIAAF
- a CDS encoding type III polyketide synthase; its protein translation is MLDKVETAARDKRRSATFDVEIAAVATAVPHQAISQEEMRQRARVSYPQFASIDSIYANTGIEQRYVCEPAEWYLQPRTWEERTAVFQRNALALLEQATVEAVAKAGMEIGEIDAIVVNTITGLAVPSLDAKLMNRLPFRPDTERLPIFGIGCGGGVAGLARASRIAQSMPGGNVLFLTVDLCTLCLRINDPSITMFVATALFGDGAAAIVLRNTGGTDGGGGQAKVAAMGEHFWGGTEGIMGWDIKNDGFGIVLSPTLPSLVQERFAPALDQFLAKHELTRDDIDGYLLHPGGGKILDVAEKVLALPPEGLKPSREILRTYGNMSSATAMFILKYAFDHGLHGRYVLAAFGPGFSAYFMVLDL
- a CDS encoding isoprenylcysteine carboxylmethyltransferase family protein, which translates into the protein MILGWAHVLVVLVALQRLGELLYARRNTAALLARGAHEVGAGHYPAMVLLHAGWIVALFVLTAPNPAPQWAWLAIFAVCQALRLWVLANLGPYWTTRIIVMDGAPAVRTGLYRYVRHPNYLIVAIEIPALPLGLGMPMTALVFGILNLAVLAWRVRAEDAARRGID
- a CDS encoding DUF4383 domain-containing protein; the encoded protein is MFLCGDSPRRTGMSAKMAAIVLGIVFVVIGLLGFVNNPVLGLFQVNIWHNLIHLISGLVLLAGAYSSLGSGMALKIIGVVYALVAILGFFLVTSDGMLLGFIAMNDADKWLHVVLAVVILVAGFGLPDDDAKMAM